One window of the Bombus affinis isolate iyBomAffi1 chromosome 10, iyBomAffi1.2, whole genome shotgun sequence genome contains the following:
- the LOC126921159 gene encoding uncharacterized protein LOC126921159 isoform X2, whose product MIGIPHWSGCSRLRSKDTQGYEKSWQDIDSGDQRVVVARLGFTENGKQADSRVVRSVRSECRYDTNTSTSASAGQSVVSCEKQANQHDSYASRSNFVFTVIIGIVVFTCHFIQTNLHTVGRCATCAMGMMGMFKWLRNESYRNALQAFIDRRRISGDVDIEAPCSPDKKRADLLAKNNNNKSGNERNIRESKSIVPGVPHILAPEIFEIGWIAGTEDRYLELIFAEWQNTRVSLKRHSHPECKDAVRADLDVLSEIRHPNVLLLMASTFTDDHGLVSIFESIDCTLYHYMHDQGERLTLQNVAKCGGRLSDALRHSHMRGYVHSAINSHCVYLASNGVVKLGGWELAMHINSPKPEREYEERLRNEIFHWQAPELFHGYEPYKQSDVYGLALLIWEMCTTCVPWSGHSKADVERQYVHWKRGVIMDLYDFPPLLHNLLDAGLQLDVNKRTMDMDRMRRFLQRLETQYEREQPVYVNQCVNNNNEAENIYISPMKSPMSKNKGSKLTKSVSAKHLSHPAISPDSSSRQQHSYSRKSIPKQNSNQKVTPDIEEINFFADDVKGNTRNDIEKNTNIISNLQNSYKKINHPTTNVEVSNIRNEEFNAQEISQPWNNTYRKVKAQQEATESRTTSVYSSPLLESSDNESYKDARTNLKRVKETLANKKQHFFYGTESSLTSPNMSPTSKMITNVKSKAYEPHKPASHKTSLEPKYSKSPNQYDPIYLKSTFQQYRKIPYLNTPEGIKGAIIQPQVLNPNPQTFFETSLWRKEKLICLSKMRKMHNDESPRYLAEQIDDSDILSTEATTKNQTGKSTESISINNNITYVVNKNSDATKTETSLGGSEQVYENINNSTSATGLQSEPLRVLKDALDRATKIVRSVTPNSNDSCPSPTFKNSYRDFEVNLGDNQAKKDIFENLYDLQNNRDDEEIRAIERSTTKDKSFLFDKSNVNNPMISNETQSESSNNNGISLTTLGTSLENYSHSYDTTNNRNFVCESIAETSNEFNAMYIDTISEEKKAESLDNKVISIKENAKASETAQKSEISVQESDVEIKIEIKENEQKSAMSNLDFTFMNDSTKYRNCKTCHHSNLPRRRSLPATLNQLRIANNSALGKLPIRRGDIPDNTIEDLYIDDEFGDELNINMVLLDDSLLLDEDFLSEVSEQWNTIK is encoded by the exons ATGATCGGTATACCACATTGGAGTGG TTGTTCGAGACTACGAAGCAAGGATACGCAAGGATACGAAAAATCGTGGCAAGATATCGATAGTGGGGATCAGCGGGTGGTAGTTGCACGACTAGGATTCACAGAGAACGGCAAACAGGCGGACAGTCGCGTTGTCAGAAGTGTGAGAAGTGAGTGTCGCTACGACACGAACACGAGCACGAGCGCAAGCGCCGGTCAATCCGTCGTCAGTTGCGAAAAGCAAGCGAATCAGCACGATTCGTACGCGTCGCGCTCCAATTTCGTGTTCACAGTGATTATTGGGATCGTGGTGTTCACCTGTCATTTCATCCAAACTAATTTGCATACGGTCGGCCGATGCGCCACGTGCGCAATGGGTATGATGGGAATGTTCAAGTGGCTCAGAAA CGAATCTTATCGTAATGCTCTTCAAGCTTTCATAGATCGAAGACGAATCTCCGGCGACGTGGACATCGAGGCACCTTGTAGTCCCGATAAGAAAAGGGCAGACCTTTTGGCAaagaataataacaataaatccGGCAATGAACGAAACATACGAGAATCGAAATCGATCGTACCAGGTGTACCGCATATATTAGCTCCTGAGATTTTTGAAATTGGATGGATAGCGGGCACGGAAGATCGATATCTGGAATTGATTTTTGCAGAATGGCAAAATACACGAGTTTCGCTGAAGAGGCATTCACATCCGGAATGCAAAGATGCTGTGAGAGCGGATTTAGATGTACTTTC GGAGATTCGACACCCTAACGTGCTATTGTTAATGGCCAGTACCTTCACAGACGATCATGGTTTAGTCTCTATTTTCGAATCCATCGATTGTACCCTTTATCATTACATGCACGATCAGGGTGAACGACTAACCTTACAAAACGTTGCGAAATGCGGAGGAAGACTGTCCGATGCTTTAAGACATTCTCACATGCGCGGATACGTGCACAGTGCCATCAACTCGCATTGCGTCTATTTGGCTTCTAATGGTGTCGTGAAACTAGGTGGATGGGAACTGGCCATGCATATCAACAGT CCAAAACCAGAGAGAGAATACGAGGAACGTTTAAGAAACGAGATTTTTCACTGGCAAGCGCCAGAACTTTTTCACGGTTACGAACCATATAAACAGAGCGATGTATACGGACTGGCTTTATTGATTTGGGAAATGTGTACAA CGTGTGTACCATGGAGTGGACATAGTAAAGCAGACGTGGAAAGACAATACGTGCATTGGAAACGTGGTGTTATTATGGATTTATATGATTTTCCACCATTGTTGCATAATTTACTAGACGCTGGACTACAATTAGATGTTAACAAAAGGACAATGGATATGGATAGAATGCGTAGATTTCTCCAGAGATTGGAG ACGCAATACGAACGTGAACAACCAGTTTATGTCAACCAATGCGTAAACAATAATAACGAAgctgaaaatatttatatctcgCCAATGAAATCTCCCATGTCGAAAAATAAGGGTTCGAAACTGACGAAAAGCGTTTCAGCCAAACATTTATCTCATCCCGCGATAAGTCCAGACTCTTCATCGAGGCAACAACATTCGTATTCAAGAAAGTCAATACCCAAGCAAAATTCAAATCAAAAAGTAACACCCGATATCgaagaaataaatttctttgCTGACGATGTTAAAGGCAATACTAGAAACGATATAGAGAAAAACACGAACATTATTAGCAATTTACAAAATAGTTATAAGAAGATTAACCATCCGACTACTAACGTAGAAGTGTCAAATATTCGGAATGAAGAATTCAATGCACAAGAAATTTCGCAACCGTGGAACAATACTTATAGAAAAGTCAAAGCACAACAGGAAGCAACAGAGTCTAGAACAACATCGGTTTATTCCTCGCCATTGTTAGAATCTTCAGACAATGAATCCTACAAAGACGCAAGAACTAACTTAAAACGAGTGAAAGAAACATTGGCAAATAAAAAGCAACATTTCTTCTACGGCACCGAATCGTCACTTACATCTCCAAATATGA GTCCGACCAGTAAAATGATCACTAACGTAAAAAGCAAGGCTTACGAACCACATAAGCCAGCTAGTCACAAAACTAGCTTAGAACCAAAATACAGTAAATCTCCTAATCAGTATGATCCGATTTACTTGAAGTCAACGTTTCAACAATATCGTAAG ATTCCCTATTTAAATACTCCTGAGGGCATCAAGGGTGCAATAATACAACCACAAGTATTGAATCCCAATCCACAAACTTTCTTCGAAACATCTTTATGGAGAAAGGAGAAGTTAATTTGCTTATCTAAAATGAGAAAAATGCATAACGATGAATCT CCGCGCTACCTTGCAGAACAGATAGACGATAGCGATATTCTTTCCACTGAAGCTACGACTAAAAATCAAACAGGAAAATCGACAGAATCGATTTCTATCAACAACAATATTACTTACGTCGTAAATAAAAACTCGGACG CCACTAAAACAGAAACCAGCCTGGGAGGATCTGAACAAGTATACGAAAATATAAACAATTCAACGTCGGCCACTGGTCTTCAGAGCGAACCCTTGCGAGTTTTAAAAGATGCTTTGGACCGAGCTACAAAAATTGTGCGCTCCGTTACTCCAAATAGTAACGATTCATGTCCGTCTCCTACATTTAAAAACTCTTATCGGGACTTTGAAGTAAATTTGGGTGATAATCAAGCCAAGAAGGATATTTTCGAAAATCTGTACGATTTACAAAATAACAGGGACGACGAGGAAATTAGAGCTATTGAACGGTCAACGACAAAAGACAAATCATTTTTGTTCGATAAGTCTAATGTAAATAACCCGATGATTAGCAATGAAACACAAAGCGAGTCTAGTAATAATAATGGCATTAGCCTTACCACATTAGGCACTAGCCTTGAAAACTACAGCCATTCATACGACACAACGAATAACAGAAATTTTGTTTGCGAATCAATTGCTGAAACGTCAAATGAATTCAATGCTATGTACATTGATACGATATCAGAAGAAAAAAAGGCTGAATCTTTAGACAATAAAGTAATTAGTATTAAAGAAAACGCCAAAGCCTCCGAAACTGCACAAAAGTCTGAAATATCCGTTCAGGAAAGCGATGTCgaaattaaaatagaaattaaggAAAATGAACAAAAGTCTGCTATGTCAAATCTTGATTTTACGTTTATGAACGATAGTACGAAATACAGAAACTGCAAAACGTGTCATCACAGTAATTTACCAAGGCGGCGTTCTTTACCAGCAACATTGAACCAATTGAGAATAGCTAACAACTCGGCCTTAGGGAAATTACCTATACGCAGAGGG GATATTCCAGACAACACCATCGAAGATTTATACATAGATGACGAATTTGGTGATGAATTAAACATAAATATGGTTTTGTTAGATGATAGTTTATTACTTGACGAGGATTTCTTATCCGAAGTATCGGAGCAATGGAAtactataaaataa
- the LOC126921159 gene encoding uncharacterized protein LOC126921159 isoform X1 produces MIGIPHWSGCSRLRSKDTQGYEKSWQDIDSGDQRVVVARLGFTENGKQADSRVVRSVRSECRYDTNTSTSASAGQSVVSCEKQANQHDSYASRSNFVFTVIIGIVVFTCHFIQTNLHTVGRCATCAMGMMGMFKWLRKDTIQRDRNDWNLAQKQNGLNNESYRNALQAFIDRRRISGDVDIEAPCSPDKKRADLLAKNNNNKSGNERNIRESKSIVPGVPHILAPEIFEIGWIAGTEDRYLELIFAEWQNTRVSLKRHSHPECKDAVRADLDVLSEIRHPNVLLLMASTFTDDHGLVSIFESIDCTLYHYMHDQGERLTLQNVAKCGGRLSDALRHSHMRGYVHSAINSHCVYLASNGVVKLGGWELAMHINSPKPEREYEERLRNEIFHWQAPELFHGYEPYKQSDVYGLALLIWEMCTTCVPWSGHSKADVERQYVHWKRGVIMDLYDFPPLLHNLLDAGLQLDVNKRTMDMDRMRRFLQRLETQYEREQPVYVNQCVNNNNEAENIYISPMKSPMSKNKGSKLTKSVSAKHLSHPAISPDSSSRQQHSYSRKSIPKQNSNQKVTPDIEEINFFADDVKGNTRNDIEKNTNIISNLQNSYKKINHPTTNVEVSNIRNEEFNAQEISQPWNNTYRKVKAQQEATESRTTSVYSSPLLESSDNESYKDARTNLKRVKETLANKKQHFFYGTESSLTSPNMSPTSKMITNVKSKAYEPHKPASHKTSLEPKYSKSPNQYDPIYLKSTFQQYRKIPYLNTPEGIKGAIIQPQVLNPNPQTFFETSLWRKEKLICLSKMRKMHNDESPRYLAEQIDDSDILSTEATTKNQTGKSTESISINNNITYVVNKNSDATKTETSLGGSEQVYENINNSTSATGLQSEPLRVLKDALDRATKIVRSVTPNSNDSCPSPTFKNSYRDFEVNLGDNQAKKDIFENLYDLQNNRDDEEIRAIERSTTKDKSFLFDKSNVNNPMISNETQSESSNNNGISLTTLGTSLENYSHSYDTTNNRNFVCESIAETSNEFNAMYIDTISEEKKAESLDNKVISIKENAKASETAQKSEISVQESDVEIKIEIKENEQKSAMSNLDFTFMNDSTKYRNCKTCHHSNLPRRRSLPATLNQLRIANNSALGKLPIRRGDIPDNTIEDLYIDDEFGDELNINMVLLDDSLLLDEDFLSEVSEQWNTIK; encoded by the exons ATGATCGGTATACCACATTGGAGTGG TTGTTCGAGACTACGAAGCAAGGATACGCAAGGATACGAAAAATCGTGGCAAGATATCGATAGTGGGGATCAGCGGGTGGTAGTTGCACGACTAGGATTCACAGAGAACGGCAAACAGGCGGACAGTCGCGTTGTCAGAAGTGTGAGAAGTGAGTGTCGCTACGACACGAACACGAGCACGAGCGCAAGCGCCGGTCAATCCGTCGTCAGTTGCGAAAAGCAAGCGAATCAGCACGATTCGTACGCGTCGCGCTCCAATTTCGTGTTCACAGTGATTATTGGGATCGTGGTGTTCACCTGTCATTTCATCCAAACTAATTTGCATACGGTCGGCCGATGCGCCACGTGCGCAATGGGTATGATGGGAATGTTCAAGTGGCTCAGAAA aGATACCATACAAAGAGATCGAAACGACTGGAATTTAGCTCAAAAGCAGAACGGCCTGAATAA CGAATCTTATCGTAATGCTCTTCAAGCTTTCATAGATCGAAGACGAATCTCCGGCGACGTGGACATCGAGGCACCTTGTAGTCCCGATAAGAAAAGGGCAGACCTTTTGGCAaagaataataacaataaatccGGCAATGAACGAAACATACGAGAATCGAAATCGATCGTACCAGGTGTACCGCATATATTAGCTCCTGAGATTTTTGAAATTGGATGGATAGCGGGCACGGAAGATCGATATCTGGAATTGATTTTTGCAGAATGGCAAAATACACGAGTTTCGCTGAAGAGGCATTCACATCCGGAATGCAAAGATGCTGTGAGAGCGGATTTAGATGTACTTTC GGAGATTCGACACCCTAACGTGCTATTGTTAATGGCCAGTACCTTCACAGACGATCATGGTTTAGTCTCTATTTTCGAATCCATCGATTGTACCCTTTATCATTACATGCACGATCAGGGTGAACGACTAACCTTACAAAACGTTGCGAAATGCGGAGGAAGACTGTCCGATGCTTTAAGACATTCTCACATGCGCGGATACGTGCACAGTGCCATCAACTCGCATTGCGTCTATTTGGCTTCTAATGGTGTCGTGAAACTAGGTGGATGGGAACTGGCCATGCATATCAACAGT CCAAAACCAGAGAGAGAATACGAGGAACGTTTAAGAAACGAGATTTTTCACTGGCAAGCGCCAGAACTTTTTCACGGTTACGAACCATATAAACAGAGCGATGTATACGGACTGGCTTTATTGATTTGGGAAATGTGTACAA CGTGTGTACCATGGAGTGGACATAGTAAAGCAGACGTGGAAAGACAATACGTGCATTGGAAACGTGGTGTTATTATGGATTTATATGATTTTCCACCATTGTTGCATAATTTACTAGACGCTGGACTACAATTAGATGTTAACAAAAGGACAATGGATATGGATAGAATGCGTAGATTTCTCCAGAGATTGGAG ACGCAATACGAACGTGAACAACCAGTTTATGTCAACCAATGCGTAAACAATAATAACGAAgctgaaaatatttatatctcgCCAATGAAATCTCCCATGTCGAAAAATAAGGGTTCGAAACTGACGAAAAGCGTTTCAGCCAAACATTTATCTCATCCCGCGATAAGTCCAGACTCTTCATCGAGGCAACAACATTCGTATTCAAGAAAGTCAATACCCAAGCAAAATTCAAATCAAAAAGTAACACCCGATATCgaagaaataaatttctttgCTGACGATGTTAAAGGCAATACTAGAAACGATATAGAGAAAAACACGAACATTATTAGCAATTTACAAAATAGTTATAAGAAGATTAACCATCCGACTACTAACGTAGAAGTGTCAAATATTCGGAATGAAGAATTCAATGCACAAGAAATTTCGCAACCGTGGAACAATACTTATAGAAAAGTCAAAGCACAACAGGAAGCAACAGAGTCTAGAACAACATCGGTTTATTCCTCGCCATTGTTAGAATCTTCAGACAATGAATCCTACAAAGACGCAAGAACTAACTTAAAACGAGTGAAAGAAACATTGGCAAATAAAAAGCAACATTTCTTCTACGGCACCGAATCGTCACTTACATCTCCAAATATGA GTCCGACCAGTAAAATGATCACTAACGTAAAAAGCAAGGCTTACGAACCACATAAGCCAGCTAGTCACAAAACTAGCTTAGAACCAAAATACAGTAAATCTCCTAATCAGTATGATCCGATTTACTTGAAGTCAACGTTTCAACAATATCGTAAG ATTCCCTATTTAAATACTCCTGAGGGCATCAAGGGTGCAATAATACAACCACAAGTATTGAATCCCAATCCACAAACTTTCTTCGAAACATCTTTATGGAGAAAGGAGAAGTTAATTTGCTTATCTAAAATGAGAAAAATGCATAACGATGAATCT CCGCGCTACCTTGCAGAACAGATAGACGATAGCGATATTCTTTCCACTGAAGCTACGACTAAAAATCAAACAGGAAAATCGACAGAATCGATTTCTATCAACAACAATATTACTTACGTCGTAAATAAAAACTCGGACG CCACTAAAACAGAAACCAGCCTGGGAGGATCTGAACAAGTATACGAAAATATAAACAATTCAACGTCGGCCACTGGTCTTCAGAGCGAACCCTTGCGAGTTTTAAAAGATGCTTTGGACCGAGCTACAAAAATTGTGCGCTCCGTTACTCCAAATAGTAACGATTCATGTCCGTCTCCTACATTTAAAAACTCTTATCGGGACTTTGAAGTAAATTTGGGTGATAATCAAGCCAAGAAGGATATTTTCGAAAATCTGTACGATTTACAAAATAACAGGGACGACGAGGAAATTAGAGCTATTGAACGGTCAACGACAAAAGACAAATCATTTTTGTTCGATAAGTCTAATGTAAATAACCCGATGATTAGCAATGAAACACAAAGCGAGTCTAGTAATAATAATGGCATTAGCCTTACCACATTAGGCACTAGCCTTGAAAACTACAGCCATTCATACGACACAACGAATAACAGAAATTTTGTTTGCGAATCAATTGCTGAAACGTCAAATGAATTCAATGCTATGTACATTGATACGATATCAGAAGAAAAAAAGGCTGAATCTTTAGACAATAAAGTAATTAGTATTAAAGAAAACGCCAAAGCCTCCGAAACTGCACAAAAGTCTGAAATATCCGTTCAGGAAAGCGATGTCgaaattaaaatagaaattaaggAAAATGAACAAAAGTCTGCTATGTCAAATCTTGATTTTACGTTTATGAACGATAGTACGAAATACAGAAACTGCAAAACGTGTCATCACAGTAATTTACCAAGGCGGCGTTCTTTACCAGCAACATTGAACCAATTGAGAATAGCTAACAACTCGGCCTTAGGGAAATTACCTATACGCAGAGGG GATATTCCAGACAACACCATCGAAGATTTATACATAGATGACGAATTTGGTGATGAATTAAACATAAATATGGTTTTGTTAGATGATAGTTTATTACTTGACGAGGATTTCTTATCCGAAGTATCGGAGCAATGGAAtactataaaataa
- the LOC126921159 gene encoding uncharacterized protein LOC126921159 isoform X3 codes for MTDRMKSHQGSRYNRRQTVSESYRNALQAFIDRRRISGDVDIEAPCSPDKKRADLLAKNNNNKSGNERNIRESKSIVPGVPHILAPEIFEIGWIAGTEDRYLELIFAEWQNTRVSLKRHSHPECKDAVRADLDVLSEIRHPNVLLLMASTFTDDHGLVSIFESIDCTLYHYMHDQGERLTLQNVAKCGGRLSDALRHSHMRGYVHSAINSHCVYLASNGVVKLGGWELAMHINSPKPEREYEERLRNEIFHWQAPELFHGYEPYKQSDVYGLALLIWEMCTTCVPWSGHSKADVERQYVHWKRGVIMDLYDFPPLLHNLLDAGLQLDVNKRTMDMDRMRRFLQRLETQYEREQPVYVNQCVNNNNEAENIYISPMKSPMSKNKGSKLTKSVSAKHLSHPAISPDSSSRQQHSYSRKSIPKQNSNQKVTPDIEEINFFADDVKGNTRNDIEKNTNIISNLQNSYKKINHPTTNVEVSNIRNEEFNAQEISQPWNNTYRKVKAQQEATESRTTSVYSSPLLESSDNESYKDARTNLKRVKETLANKKQHFFYGTESSLTSPNMSPTSKMITNVKSKAYEPHKPASHKTSLEPKYSKSPNQYDPIYLKSTFQQYRKIPYLNTPEGIKGAIIQPQVLNPNPQTFFETSLWRKEKLICLSKMRKMHNDESPRYLAEQIDDSDILSTEATTKNQTGKSTESISINNNITYVVNKNSDATKTETSLGGSEQVYENINNSTSATGLQSEPLRVLKDALDRATKIVRSVTPNSNDSCPSPTFKNSYRDFEVNLGDNQAKKDIFENLYDLQNNRDDEEIRAIERSTTKDKSFLFDKSNVNNPMISNETQSESSNNNGISLTTLGTSLENYSHSYDTTNNRNFVCESIAETSNEFNAMYIDTISEEKKAESLDNKVISIKENAKASETAQKSEISVQESDVEIKIEIKENEQKSAMSNLDFTFMNDSTKYRNCKTCHHSNLPRRRSLPATLNQLRIANNSALGKLPIRRGDIPDNTIEDLYIDDEFGDELNINMVLLDDSLLLDEDFLSEVSEQWNTIK; via the exons atgacAGACAGAATGAAAAGCCATCAAGGATCGAGATATAATCGCAGACAAACTGTCAG CGAATCTTATCGTAATGCTCTTCAAGCTTTCATAGATCGAAGACGAATCTCCGGCGACGTGGACATCGAGGCACCTTGTAGTCCCGATAAGAAAAGGGCAGACCTTTTGGCAaagaataataacaataaatccGGCAATGAACGAAACATACGAGAATCGAAATCGATCGTACCAGGTGTACCGCATATATTAGCTCCTGAGATTTTTGAAATTGGATGGATAGCGGGCACGGAAGATCGATATCTGGAATTGATTTTTGCAGAATGGCAAAATACACGAGTTTCGCTGAAGAGGCATTCACATCCGGAATGCAAAGATGCTGTGAGAGCGGATTTAGATGTACTTTC GGAGATTCGACACCCTAACGTGCTATTGTTAATGGCCAGTACCTTCACAGACGATCATGGTTTAGTCTCTATTTTCGAATCCATCGATTGTACCCTTTATCATTACATGCACGATCAGGGTGAACGACTAACCTTACAAAACGTTGCGAAATGCGGAGGAAGACTGTCCGATGCTTTAAGACATTCTCACATGCGCGGATACGTGCACAGTGCCATCAACTCGCATTGCGTCTATTTGGCTTCTAATGGTGTCGTGAAACTAGGTGGATGGGAACTGGCCATGCATATCAACAGT CCAAAACCAGAGAGAGAATACGAGGAACGTTTAAGAAACGAGATTTTTCACTGGCAAGCGCCAGAACTTTTTCACGGTTACGAACCATATAAACAGAGCGATGTATACGGACTGGCTTTATTGATTTGGGAAATGTGTACAA CGTGTGTACCATGGAGTGGACATAGTAAAGCAGACGTGGAAAGACAATACGTGCATTGGAAACGTGGTGTTATTATGGATTTATATGATTTTCCACCATTGTTGCATAATTTACTAGACGCTGGACTACAATTAGATGTTAACAAAAGGACAATGGATATGGATAGAATGCGTAGATTTCTCCAGAGATTGGAG ACGCAATACGAACGTGAACAACCAGTTTATGTCAACCAATGCGTAAACAATAATAACGAAgctgaaaatatttatatctcgCCAATGAAATCTCCCATGTCGAAAAATAAGGGTTCGAAACTGACGAAAAGCGTTTCAGCCAAACATTTATCTCATCCCGCGATAAGTCCAGACTCTTCATCGAGGCAACAACATTCGTATTCAAGAAAGTCAATACCCAAGCAAAATTCAAATCAAAAAGTAACACCCGATATCgaagaaataaatttctttgCTGACGATGTTAAAGGCAATACTAGAAACGATATAGAGAAAAACACGAACATTATTAGCAATTTACAAAATAGTTATAAGAAGATTAACCATCCGACTACTAACGTAGAAGTGTCAAATATTCGGAATGAAGAATTCAATGCACAAGAAATTTCGCAACCGTGGAACAATACTTATAGAAAAGTCAAAGCACAACAGGAAGCAACAGAGTCTAGAACAACATCGGTTTATTCCTCGCCATTGTTAGAATCTTCAGACAATGAATCCTACAAAGACGCAAGAACTAACTTAAAACGAGTGAAAGAAACATTGGCAAATAAAAAGCAACATTTCTTCTACGGCACCGAATCGTCACTTACATCTCCAAATATGA GTCCGACCAGTAAAATGATCACTAACGTAAAAAGCAAGGCTTACGAACCACATAAGCCAGCTAGTCACAAAACTAGCTTAGAACCAAAATACAGTAAATCTCCTAATCAGTATGATCCGATTTACTTGAAGTCAACGTTTCAACAATATCGTAAG ATTCCCTATTTAAATACTCCTGAGGGCATCAAGGGTGCAATAATACAACCACAAGTATTGAATCCCAATCCACAAACTTTCTTCGAAACATCTTTATGGAGAAAGGAGAAGTTAATTTGCTTATCTAAAATGAGAAAAATGCATAACGATGAATCT CCGCGCTACCTTGCAGAACAGATAGACGATAGCGATATTCTTTCCACTGAAGCTACGACTAAAAATCAAACAGGAAAATCGACAGAATCGATTTCTATCAACAACAATATTACTTACGTCGTAAATAAAAACTCGGACG CCACTAAAACAGAAACCAGCCTGGGAGGATCTGAACAAGTATACGAAAATATAAACAATTCAACGTCGGCCACTGGTCTTCAGAGCGAACCCTTGCGAGTTTTAAAAGATGCTTTGGACCGAGCTACAAAAATTGTGCGCTCCGTTACTCCAAATAGTAACGATTCATGTCCGTCTCCTACATTTAAAAACTCTTATCGGGACTTTGAAGTAAATTTGGGTGATAATCAAGCCAAGAAGGATATTTTCGAAAATCTGTACGATTTACAAAATAACAGGGACGACGAGGAAATTAGAGCTATTGAACGGTCAACGACAAAAGACAAATCATTTTTGTTCGATAAGTCTAATGTAAATAACCCGATGATTAGCAATGAAACACAAAGCGAGTCTAGTAATAATAATGGCATTAGCCTTACCACATTAGGCACTAGCCTTGAAAACTACAGCCATTCATACGACACAACGAATAACAGAAATTTTGTTTGCGAATCAATTGCTGAAACGTCAAATGAATTCAATGCTATGTACATTGATACGATATCAGAAGAAAAAAAGGCTGAATCTTTAGACAATAAAGTAATTAGTATTAAAGAAAACGCCAAAGCCTCCGAAACTGCACAAAAGTCTGAAATATCCGTTCAGGAAAGCGATGTCgaaattaaaatagaaattaaggAAAATGAACAAAAGTCTGCTATGTCAAATCTTGATTTTACGTTTATGAACGATAGTACGAAATACAGAAACTGCAAAACGTGTCATCACAGTAATTTACCAAGGCGGCGTTCTTTACCAGCAACATTGAACCAATTGAGAATAGCTAACAACTCGGCCTTAGGGAAATTACCTATACGCAGAGGG GATATTCCAGACAACACCATCGAAGATTTATACATAGATGACGAATTTGGTGATGAATTAAACATAAATATGGTTTTGTTAGATGATAGTTTATTACTTGACGAGGATTTCTTATCCGAAGTATCGGAGCAATGGAAtactataaaataa